A portion of the Pedobacter cryoconitis genome contains these proteins:
- a CDS encoding AraC family ligand binding domain-containing protein, with protein MDSRNKDILEFDISSSNKIGISITKNWTIEKSIAHNIFVPHRDKQYILIVSLQGTMKVMLDFKELSFEGPFVLLIQPEQVHQLIAINDVEVYNIDFLPDIISAELQALLHQNQIHDFILDKDLQQQLAEMSGLMYKMYNNAENIYHYQAVHSLLLSILNLIIGSTLSAKHSSPMESRTANLEQQFQILLKRNYKTWKRPSQYASCMSISVSHLNDTVNKITGYNVSQHIQRHLILEASRISKISGLGFCCKLPLSGSVRLPFDSEQTHKRLKIKTLYSNDLKQKQLLA; from the coding sequence ATGGATAGCAGGAATAAAGATATATTGGAGTTTGACATCTCATCTTCCAATAAAATCGGGATATCAATTACCAAAAACTGGACCATAGAAAAAAGTATTGCTCATAACATATTTGTGCCCCATAGAGACAAACAGTATATCTTGATCGTGAGTTTACAAGGCACAATGAAGGTAATGCTGGACTTTAAAGAACTTTCTTTTGAGGGACCTTTTGTATTACTTATCCAGCCAGAACAGGTGCATCAACTCATCGCCATCAATGATGTTGAAGTATATAATATTGATTTTCTTCCAGATATTATTTCTGCCGAGCTGCAAGCTTTACTGCATCAAAATCAAATCCATGATTTTATTTTAGATAAAGATTTGCAACAACAGCTTGCAGAGATGAGTGGCTTAATGTATAAGATGTACAATAATGCAGAAAATATATATCATTACCAGGCCGTTCATTCTCTTTTGTTGTCCATTCTTAATTTAATAATAGGTTCCACTTTATCTGCTAAACACAGTTCACCAATGGAAAGCAGAACTGCGAATCTTGAACAACAATTTCAGATTTTACTGAAACGTAATTATAAAACCTGGAAAAGACCTTCGCAGTATGCAAGCTGCATGTCCATATCAGTTTCTCACTTGAATGATACTGTCAATAAAATAACAGGATATAATGTATCTCAGCACATACAACGACATTTAATCCTGGAAGCCAGTAGAATCTCCAAAATATCAGGTTTGGGATTTTGCTGTAAACTTCCACTGTCCGGCAGTGTACGCCTACCGTTCGATAGTGAACAAACCCACAAACGATTAAAAATTAAAACACTGTACAGCAACGATTTAAAACAAAAACAACTCTTGGCATAA
- a CDS encoding competence protein, producing MEPNSSIFLNNDQLRKESPGGLEKNLRNHYGETAWHRNWKAAFPEAFREVSFSDVKMGELHRADVHTPCGTTLEFQNSPICLEELKSREAFYPKLIWILNGKKFKGFRVLKNLPDVDDPRIAAYDFCNTDHLSMIRKADFLQGTTRVLNFQHPELKKLPLTSYYYSFCWKHPHRVWYQAKNPIIVDLGGHFIYQLKQRRQLSEDYPYLHMMTRKSFIEQYVC from the coding sequence ATGGAGCCTAATTCTTCTATATTCCTAAACAATGATCAGCTCCGAAAGGAATCTCCTGGTGGATTGGAGAAAAATCTGAGGAATCATTATGGAGAAACAGCATGGCATCGAAATTGGAAAGCAGCTTTTCCAGAGGCCTTCAGAGAGGTAAGTTTTTCTGATGTAAAAATGGGAGAACTTCATCGCGCAGATGTACATACTCCTTGCGGTACTACCCTTGAATTTCAGAATTCTCCTATTTGCCTGGAAGAATTAAAAAGCAGAGAAGCTTTTTATCCGAAGCTGATCTGGATTCTGAACGGGAAAAAATTTAAAGGTTTCCGGGTTTTGAAAAACTTACCGGATGTAGATGATCCCAGAATTGCTGCTTATGATTTCTGCAATACAGACCATCTGTCGATGATCAGAAAGGCTGATTTCCTACAAGGGACAACCCGGGTGCTGAATTTTCAACATCCTGAACTTAAGAAACTTCCACTAACCTCTTATTATTACTCATTTTGCTGGAAGCATCCGCATCGGGTATGGTATCAGGCCAAAAATCCAATCATTGTGGATTTGGGAGGACATTTTATTTATCAGCTGAAGCAGCGCAGGCAACTATCCGAAGATTATCCCTACCTGCATATGATGACCAGAAAATCCTTTATTGAGCAATATGTCTGCTGA
- a CDS encoding DUF6122 family protein, with the protein MSADFIKVLQPIVHYSFHFLVPGAIAFLFFRAQWKRAWLIMICTMLVDADHLLATPIFDPGRCSIGYHPLHSYYAIACYFILLLFPKTRIIAVGLLFHMFTDWQDCHWADIAMNLQSIIVLF; encoded by the coding sequence ATGTCTGCTGATTTTATTAAAGTATTACAACCTATTGTGCACTACAGTTTCCATTTTTTAGTGCCTGGAGCTATTGCATTTTTATTTTTCAGAGCGCAGTGGAAGCGGGCATGGCTCATCATGATCTGCACTATGCTGGTAGACGCTGATCATTTATTAGCGACACCAATATTTGATCCTGGAAGATGCAGTATTGGTTATCATCCACTGCATTCTTATTATGCTATTGCATGTTACTTTATATTGCTGCTGTTCCCTAAAACCAGGATAATTGCAGTTGGATTATTGTTTCATATGTTTACGGATTGGCAGGACTGCCATTGGGCTGATATTGCAATGAACCTGCAAAGTATTATTGTTTTGTTTTGA
- a CDS encoding acyltransferase family protein, with translation MDREKTTAIPLQTKQHFEILDGLRGIAALAVVVFHFMEWVFTDPSKNFIGHGFLAVDFFFCLSGFVIGYAYDNRIVKMGMLNFFSSRIIRLHPLVIAGSVLGLLAFLFDPFGGHLELYSTGKIILTFFCSLFLIPLPVIADRGFNLFSFNAPAWSLFWEYVANIVYAFVLYRIARGYLLLLTLLSAVAICYVAYHSGNLLGGWSGPTFWDGGVRIAYSFLAGLLIYRSNWIIKNRLGFIGLAILLLLAFIMPFSKWNWLSEPLIVLFYFPLLIALGAGATLAADLKKVCIFSGKISYPLYMTHYAVLWMFGNYYTSHKPGNMHLTFIILSGLILLVGAAYLVMVFYDIPVRKYLSDKRNAKQKANNV, from the coding sequence ATGGATAGGGAAAAAACCACCGCGATACCTCTGCAAACAAAACAACATTTCGAAATTTTAGATGGATTAAGGGGCATTGCAGCCTTAGCAGTTGTCGTATTTCATTTTATGGAATGGGTTTTTACAGATCCCAGCAAGAACTTTATCGGACATGGTTTCTTAGCTGTCGATTTCTTCTTTTGTCTTTCAGGGTTTGTAATCGGGTATGCCTATGACAATCGGATAGTAAAAATGGGAATGCTTAACTTTTTTTCATCAAGGATCATCAGGCTGCATCCATTGGTTATAGCAGGTTCTGTACTGGGGTTGCTGGCATTTTTGTTTGACCCCTTTGGCGGCCACCTCGAATTGTATAGCACTGGTAAAATCATTTTGACTTTTTTTTGCTCGCTCTTCCTTATTCCCTTACCAGTAATAGCTGACCGTGGATTTAACCTGTTCAGCTTCAATGCACCGGCATGGTCGTTGTTTTGGGAATATGTTGCCAATATTGTTTATGCATTCGTACTTTATAGGATAGCCCGTGGCTACCTGTTGCTGTTGACCTTACTATCGGCCGTGGCTATTTGCTATGTAGCTTACCATTCCGGCAATTTATTAGGTGGCTGGAGCGGTCCAACCTTTTGGGATGGAGGCGTTAGGATAGCGTATTCTTTTTTAGCAGGGTTACTTATTTACCGCTCCAACTGGATTATTAAAAACAGACTTGGATTTATCGGCCTGGCCATATTACTGCTTCTGGCCTTTATAATGCCATTTTCAAAATGGAACTGGTTATCCGAACCTCTGATCGTACTGTTTTACTTTCCCTTGCTGATTGCTTTGGGAGCAGGCGCTACTTTGGCAGCTGACTTGAAAAAAGTTTGTATATTTTCTGGAAAGATCTCTTACCCATTGTACATGACGCATTATGCTGTGTTATGGATGTTCGGTAATTATTATACCAGTCATAAACCTGGTAATATGCATTTGACTTTCATCATCCTGTCAGGGCTAATTCTGTTAGTTGGGGCAGCATACCTGGTCATGGTATTTTACGATATCCCTGTAAGAAAATATTTAAGCGATAAACGGAATGCCAAACAAAAAGCTAATAATGTTTAG
- a CDS encoding aldo/keto reductase, with protein MEIKQIALGSQGLVVPMIGLGCMGMTGFENAHMYGPADEQEAIATIQRSLELGGNFLDTADLYGPLKNEQLIAKAISGKRDQYILASKFGWEIDDNNKVTWAINGKKDYVKKSLERSLKNLNTDYIDLYYLHRLDKNTPIEETVEAMAELVQEGKVGYIGLSEVSSETVKRAHAVYPITVVQSEYSLFERTVEERGVLATLKELGIGFVAYSPLGRGFLSGQIKSIDDLPENDFRRAIPRFQGLQFDKNIELVKAIEVMAEAKHVTSSQLALAWTMSKGILPIPGTKRRKYLEQNIAATTIVLTQADLSQLESIVPLGTDTGAPYDEFSMSLID; from the coding sequence ATGGAAATAAAACAAATAGCATTGGGCAGCCAGGGTTTGGTTGTGCCTATGATCGGCCTGGGCTGTATGGGGATGACGGGTTTTGAAAACGCGCATATGTATGGTCCTGCGGATGAGCAGGAAGCAATCGCAACGATTCAACGTTCGCTTGAATTAGGTGGTAATTTTTTAGATACTGCCGATCTGTACGGACCGTTGAAGAATGAACAGTTAATCGCTAAAGCGATTAGTGGTAAACGTGATCAGTATATTTTAGCGAGCAAGTTTGGCTGGGAGATTGATGATAACAATAAGGTAACCTGGGCCATCAATGGTAAGAAAGATTATGTTAAGAAATCTTTGGAGCGTTCGCTCAAAAATCTGAATACGGATTACATCGATCTGTATTACCTGCACCGTCTGGATAAAAATACGCCAATCGAAGAAACAGTTGAGGCGATGGCTGAGCTGGTTCAGGAAGGTAAAGTGGGTTATATCGGTTTATCGGAAGTTTCGTCTGAAACAGTTAAGCGGGCGCATGCCGTGTACCCAATCACTGTCGTACAAAGCGAGTATTCTTTGTTCGAGCGAACGGTAGAAGAACGTGGGGTTTTGGCAACCTTAAAGGAACTGGGTATTGGTTTTGTAGCTTACTCACCGCTGGGCCGTGGATTCTTATCCGGACAGATCAAAAGTATCGATGACCTGCCTGAGAATGATTTCCGCAGGGCAATCCCGCGTTTCCAGGGCTTACAGTTCGACAAGAATATTGAATTGGTGAAAGCTATTGAAGTCATGGCTGAAGCCAAGCATGTTACTTCTTCGCAACTGGCATTGGCCTGGACCATGAGCAAAGGCATCCTGCCGATCCCGGGAACAAAACGCCGGAAGTACCTGGAGCAAAACATTGCGGCTACAACTATTGTATTAACTCAGGCGGATCTATCACAGCTGGAAAGCATTGTGCCTTTAGGTACGGATACCGGCGCGCCTTATGATGAGTTCAGTATGAGCTTAATTGATTAA
- a CDS encoding helix-turn-helix domain-containing protein produces the protein MNSINSISEFHRLLSLTEPRHPLVSVINLAESVFLEDEIWKGFINRFYCVALKREAKGKIRYGQQHYDYDKGVLSFTAPNQVQQLDLQNMECGSGYLLIFHPDFLLQHKLANDIHQYGFFDYAVNEALHLSAGEEDDLITILHKIDKECQHIDKHTQEIILTHIESLLKYSNRFYERQFLTRKNNNSALLTRFEQLIDDYFNSDVQGLLTVQYIAAQLNLSPNYLSDLLRVHTGQNTQQHIHEKLIAKAKEKLSTTSLPVSEIAYALGFEHAQSFSTLFKKKTNLSPLEFRQAFN, from the coding sequence ATGAACTCCATTAACTCTATATCCGAATTTCACCGTTTGCTGTCCTTAACAGAGCCCCGACATCCGCTGGTGAGCGTGATCAATCTGGCGGAAAGTGTTTTTTTGGAAGATGAAATCTGGAAAGGTTTCATTAACCGCTTTTATTGCGTGGCGCTGAAACGCGAAGCCAAAGGTAAGATCAGGTACGGACAGCAGCATTATGATTACGATAAAGGAGTATTGAGTTTTACTGCGCCTAACCAGGTGCAACAACTGGATCTGCAAAATATGGAATGCGGGTCCGGTTATCTCCTGATCTTTCACCCGGACTTCCTGTTACAACATAAGCTGGCAAACGACATTCATCAATACGGTTTTTTCGATTACGCAGTTAACGAAGCGCTGCACTTATCGGCCGGGGAAGAAGATGACCTGATCACGATCCTTCATAAAATCGATAAGGAGTGCCAGCATATCGATAAGCATACTCAGGAGATCATTCTGACGCATATAGAGAGCCTGCTAAAATATTCCAACCGTTTTTATGAGCGGCAGTTTTTAACCCGTAAGAATAATAATTCAGCGCTGCTGACCAGGTTTGAGCAGTTGATCGATGACTACTTTAACAGCGATGTACAGGGTTTACTCACCGTACAATATATTGCTGCGCAGCTGAACCTGTCACCGAACTACCTGAGTGACCTGCTTCGGGTTCATACCGGGCAGAACACTCAGCAGCATATTCATGAAAAACTGATCGCGAAAGCCAAAGAAAAACTTTCCACGACCAGTCTTCCGGTCAGCGAGATCGCTTATGCCCTGGGTTTTGAGCATGCGCAATCCTTTAGCACGCTTTTCAAAAAGAAGACAAATTTATCGCCGCTTGAATTTCGTCAGGCTTTTAACTGA